From the Pseudomonas putida genome, one window contains:
- a CDS encoding PepSY domain-containing protein: MVKKTLFQLHWFFGITAGLVLALMGITGALYSFQEELLRAFNADVLKVEVRAEGVLPPGELVRRVEAEQGDKVSMLWVDVREGNAARVFFTPPPGERRGALRYADPYTGELKGEAAGQGFFNLMLTLHRFLAMGDTGRQITGACTLMLVFFCLSGLYLRWPRKALNWRTWLTLDWAKKGRAFNWDLHAVAGTWCLLFYLLFAMTGLFWSYEWYRSGLNKLLADEPAAGQQQKRGEGRGRHGPPKVDKNAPPLVVDYDAIWANLKDAAGPGLAIYNLRLPPVGGQPANLFYLLEDAAHPRAFNTLVLDPATGQVKSQDRYRDKSFKAQLLQSVYALHVGEYFGLPGRIIVTIASLTMPLFFVTGWLLYLDRRRKKRQVRAARGTVDDNQAGSDSWLIGFASQSGFAEQLAWQSAGQLQAAGLPVQVRALGDLREEDLRQSRRALFVVSTFGDGEAPDSARSFERNILGQPWALNNLSYALLALGDRQYPHFCGFARRLQAWLGERGASSAFSPVEVDNADQAALQQWQQELAQLTGAQPVSAWQPPSFGNWTLVQRDLLNPGSQGQPVYLLGLQPEEPASWEAGDLVEILPLNGQPRIDAFLHGMALDAMASVQVDGLPQALSQALAGRQLPSRRDHLLGLHPQALVDALVPIGSREYSIASIASDGVLELIVRQERHADGNLGLGSGWLTEYLPQGGTLSLRLRRNSGFHLPETSAPMILIGNGTGLAGLRSLLRARVNAGEQRNWLLFGERNRAHDLLCRAELQGWLDSGDLARLDLAFSRDQAEKVYVQDVLLQHADEFKRWVADGACVYVCGSLQGMAAGVDAALNGLLGEEAVQQLIEDGRYRRDVY; the protein is encoded by the coding sequence GTGGTGAAGAAGACGCTGTTCCAACTGCACTGGTTCTTTGGCATCACTGCTGGCCTGGTGCTGGCCTTGATGGGCATCACCGGTGCGCTGTACTCGTTCCAGGAAGAGCTGCTGCGCGCCTTCAACGCCGATGTGCTCAAGGTCGAGGTGCGCGCCGAGGGCGTGCTGCCGCCGGGCGAGCTGGTGCGCCGGGTCGAGGCCGAGCAAGGCGACAAGGTGTCGATGCTGTGGGTGGACGTGCGCGAAGGCAATGCCGCGCGGGTGTTCTTCACCCCGCCACCGGGCGAGCGCCGAGGCGCGCTGCGCTATGCCGACCCGTACACTGGCGAACTCAAGGGCGAGGCGGCCGGGCAAGGCTTCTTCAACCTGATGCTGACCCTGCACCGCTTCCTCGCCATGGGCGACACTGGCCGCCAGATCACCGGTGCCTGCACCCTGATGCTGGTGTTCTTCTGCCTGTCCGGCCTATACCTGCGCTGGCCGCGCAAGGCGCTGAACTGGCGCACCTGGCTGACCCTCGATTGGGCCAAGAAAGGCCGTGCCTTCAACTGGGACCTGCACGCCGTGGCCGGTACCTGGTGCCTGCTGTTCTACCTCCTGTTCGCAATGACCGGGCTGTTCTGGTCCTATGAATGGTACCGCTCCGGCCTGAACAAACTGCTGGCTGACGAACCCGCCGCCGGCCAGCAACAAAAGCGCGGCGAAGGACGCGGCCGCCACGGGCCGCCCAAGGTCGACAAGAACGCGCCGCCGCTGGTGGTCGACTACGACGCCATCTGGGCCAACCTCAAGGACGCCGCCGGCCCTGGCTTGGCCATATACAACCTGCGCCTGCCGCCGGTGGGCGGACAACCGGCCAACCTGTTCTACCTGCTTGAGGACGCCGCTCATCCGCGTGCGTTCAACACCCTGGTGCTCGACCCGGCCACCGGCCAGGTCAAGAGCCAGGACCGCTACCGCGACAAATCCTTCAAGGCGCAGTTGCTGCAAAGCGTCTACGCCCTGCACGTCGGCGAATACTTCGGCCTGCCGGGTCGCATCATCGTCACCATTGCCAGCCTGACCATGCCGCTGTTCTTCGTCACCGGCTGGCTGCTGTACCTCGACCGCCGCCGCAAGAAGCGCCAGGTGCGCGCCGCCCGCGGCACTGTCGATGACAACCAGGCCGGCAGCGACAGCTGGCTGATCGGCTTCGCCAGCCAGAGCGGTTTCGCCGAGCAACTGGCCTGGCAGAGTGCCGGGCAGTTGCAGGCAGCAGGTCTGCCGGTTCAGGTTCGAGCCCTTGGCGACCTGCGCGAAGAGGACCTGCGTCAGTCCCGCCGTGCGCTGTTCGTGGTCAGTACCTTCGGCGATGGCGAGGCGCCCGACAGTGCCCGCAGTTTCGAACGCAATATCCTCGGCCAGCCGTGGGCACTGAACAATCTCAGCTATGCCCTACTCGCCCTCGGCGACCGCCAGTATCCGCACTTCTGCGGCTTCGCCCGGCGCTTGCAGGCGTGGCTTGGCGAGCGTGGCGCCAGCAGCGCATTCAGCCCGGTGGAAGTGGACAACGCCGACCAGGCCGCACTGCAGCAGTGGCAGCAGGAACTGGCGCAACTGACCGGTGCTCAACCGGTAAGCGCCTGGCAACCGCCAAGCTTCGGCAACTGGACCCTGGTGCAGCGCGATCTGCTCAACCCGGGCAGCCAAGGCCAGCCGGTCTACCTGCTGGGCTTGCAACCTGAAGAGCCCGCCAGCTGGGAAGCCGGTGACCTGGTGGAGATCCTGCCGCTAAATGGCCAGCCACGGATCGACGCGTTCCTTCACGGCATGGCATTGGACGCCATGGCCAGCGTACAAGTCGATGGCCTGCCGCAGGCCTTGAGCCAAGCATTGGCTGGCCGCCAGCTACCGAGCCGTCGCGATCACCTGCTTGGCCTGCATCCGCAGGCATTGGTCGATGCGCTGGTGCCGATCGGTAGCCGCGAGTATTCGATCGCCTCGATCGCCAGCGATGGCGTGCTGGAGCTGATCGTGCGCCAGGAGCGCCATGCCGACGGCAACCTCGGCCTGGGTTCCGGCTGGCTGACCGAGTACCTGCCGCAGGGCGGCACCTTGAGCCTGCGCCTGCGCCGCAACAGTGGTTTCCACCTCCCGGAGACGTCTGCACCGATGATCCTGATCGGCAACGGCACTGGCCTGGCCGGCCTGCGCAGCCTGCTCCGGGCACGGGTCAATGCGGGCGAGCAGCGTAACTGGCTGCTGTTCGGCGAGCGTAACCGGGCGCATGACCTGCTGTGTCGCGCGGAGCTGCAAGGGTGGCTCGACAGCGGCGACCTGGCGCGGCTGGACCTGGCGTTCTCCAGGGATCAGGCCGAGAAAGTGTATGTGCAGGATGTGTTGCTGCAGCACGCCGATGAGTTCAAGCGCTGGGTGGCTGACGGGGCTTGTGTGTATGTCTGCGGTAGCCTGCAAGGCATGGCTGCCGGGGTGGATGCGGCGCTTAACGGCTTGCTGGGGGAAGAGGCTGTACAGCAGCTGATCGAGGATGGGCGGTATAGACGGGATGTGTATTGA
- a CDS encoding amidohydrolase: protein MRDLSALPNLKVALVQTTLAWHDREANYAHFEVLLEQARGSDLVVLPEMFTTGFSMQSETLCEPENGPTYKWLKAQAKRIDAVITGSVIIQAADGSHRNRLLWARPDGEILHYDKRHLFRMAGEHKHYTPGERQVQFEVKGWRVRPLICYDLRFPVWSCDAQDTDLLLYTANWPAARRQHWNRLLPARGIENLCYVAAVNRVGTDGKGFAYSGDSQVLDFQGESLLSAGEADGVFTAVLSAAELAAYRTKFPANLDADTFELH, encoded by the coding sequence ATGCGCGATCTGAGTGCACTGCCCAACCTGAAAGTCGCCCTGGTCCAGACCACCCTGGCCTGGCATGACCGTGAGGCCAACTACGCGCATTTCGAGGTGCTGCTGGAGCAGGCGCGCGGTAGCGACCTGGTGGTTCTGCCAGAGATGTTCACCACGGGTTTTTCCATGCAGTCGGAAACCCTCTGCGAGCCCGAGAACGGCCCGACCTACAAATGGCTCAAGGCCCAGGCCAAGCGCATCGACGCGGTGATTACCGGCAGCGTGATCATCCAGGCCGCTGACGGCAGCCACCGTAACCGCTTGCTGTGGGCGCGGCCTGACGGCGAGATCCTGCATTACGACAAGCGTCACCTGTTCCGCATGGCGGGCGAGCACAAGCACTACACCCCGGGTGAGCGCCAGGTGCAGTTCGAGGTCAAGGGTTGGCGGGTGCGCCCGCTGATCTGCTACGACCTGCGCTTCCCGGTGTGGAGCTGCGACGCCCAGGACACCGACCTGCTGCTGTATACCGCCAACTGGCCGGCGGCGCGCCGCCAGCACTGGAACCGCCTGTTGCCGGCGCGGGGTATCGAGAACTTGTGCTACGTGGCGGCGGTGAACCGGGTGGGGACGGACGGCAAGGGCTTTGCCTACTCAGGGGACAGCCAGGTGCTGGACTTCCAGGGTGAAAGCCTGCTCAGTGCAGGGGAGGCGGACGGGGTTTTCACCGCGGTGTTGAGCGCGGCGGAGCTGGCTGCGTACCGCACCAAGTTCCCGGCCAACCTGGATGCCGATACCTTCGAGCTGCACTGA
- a CDS encoding tetratricopeptide repeat protein — translation MSYQLRREEVVDAAGLQAMLEHSPGKAAQAILAAAGEGMVEAQLLLGQILLDGRGIEQDAGVARRWFGIAAQGGSAMAHNMLGRCLEHGWGGEVNLAQSAIHYARAADAGLDWGLYNLGNLLATGRGLPANQAQALSCYEKAAQMGHAKSMNLYGRYLEHGIATAPSPVRAVRWYRRSAEAGDFRGMFSLAMVLAERGEVAEAGSWLERARVQGNENFLRSALVTLQGAGPVLMAFAGSYAEELQRREA, via the coding sequence ATGTCCTATCAGTTGCGTCGTGAAGAAGTGGTGGATGCTGCCGGCCTGCAGGCCATGCTCGAACACAGCCCAGGCAAGGCGGCTCAGGCGATCCTGGCGGCGGCGGGGGAGGGCATGGTCGAGGCGCAGTTGCTGCTTGGGCAGATCCTGCTCGATGGCCGTGGCATCGAGCAGGATGCCGGTGTCGCCCGACGCTGGTTCGGCATTGCCGCGCAGGGGGGCAGTGCCATGGCGCACAACATGCTCGGTCGTTGCCTGGAACATGGCTGGGGGGGCGAGGTGAACCTGGCGCAGTCGGCCATTCACTATGCACGGGCGGCCGATGCCGGGCTGGATTGGGGGTTGTACAACCTCGGCAATCTGCTGGCTACCGGGCGTGGCCTGCCGGCCAACCAGGCCCAGGCGCTGAGCTGTTACGAGAAGGCCGCGCAGATGGGCCATGCCAAGTCGATGAACCTGTATGGGCGCTACCTGGAGCATGGTATTGCTACGGCGCCGAGCCCGGTGCGGGCGGTGCGCTGGTATCGGCGATCGGCCGAAGCGGGGGATTTTCGTGGGATGTTCAGCCTGGCGATGGTGTTGGCCGAGCGGGGTGAGGTGGCCGAGGCCGGGAGCTGGCTGGAGCGCGCGCGAGTCCAGGGGAATGAGAACTTCCTGCGCAGCGCCCTGGTGACATTGCAGGGAGCGGGGCCGGTGTTGATGGCCTTTGCCGGGAGCTATGCTGAAGAGCTGCAGCGGCGCGAGGCCTGA
- a CDS encoding pyridoxal phosphate-dependent aminotransferase → MIRSKLPNVGTTIFTTMSQLAVQTGALNLSQGFPDFNGPQALLDAVGRHVAAGHNQYSPMTGLPALRQQVAAKVARLYGAQVDADQEVTITPGATEAIFCAIQAVIHAGDEVIVFDPCYDSYEPSVELAGGRCVHVQLSDGDFRIDWQKFSDALSPSTRMVILNSPHNPSGALISREDLDQLARLIADRDIYLISDEVYEHLVYDGVRHASVLAHEQLYSRAFVISSFGKTYHVTGWKTGYVIAPPALSAELRKVHQYVNFCGVTPLQCALADFMAEHPEHIDELPAFYQAKRDLFCDLLEGSRFSFTRTAGTYFQLVDYSQIRPDLNDVDMALWLTREHGVATIPVSVFYQQPIPEQRLVRLCFAKREETLRQAAEKLCAI, encoded by the coding sequence ATGATCCGCAGCAAACTGCCGAATGTCGGCACGACCATCTTCACCACCATGTCCCAGCTCGCCGTTCAGACCGGCGCGCTCAACCTGTCCCAGGGTTTCCCCGACTTCAACGGCCCGCAGGCGCTGCTCGATGCAGTCGGCCGGCACGTGGCCGCCGGGCATAACCAGTACTCGCCGATGACCGGCCTGCCAGCCCTGCGCCAGCAAGTAGCGGCCAAGGTCGCGCGGTTGTATGGCGCACAGGTGGATGCCGATCAGGAGGTGACCATCACCCCGGGCGCGACGGAGGCGATATTCTGCGCCATCCAGGCAGTGATCCACGCCGGTGACGAGGTGATCGTCTTCGATCCCTGCTACGACAGCTACGAGCCCTCCGTGGAACTGGCGGGCGGGCGCTGTGTGCATGTGCAACTGAGCGACGGCGACTTCCGCATCGACTGGCAGAAGTTCAGCGATGCCTTGAGCCCAAGCACGCGCATGGTCATTCTCAACTCGCCGCATAACCCCAGCGGCGCGCTGATCAGCCGTGAAGACCTCGACCAGCTGGCCCGGCTTATCGCCGATCGCGATATCTACCTGATCAGCGACGAAGTCTACGAACACCTGGTCTACGACGGCGTGCGCCATGCCAGCGTGCTGGCCCACGAGCAGCTGTACTCGCGGGCGTTCGTCATCAGCTCGTTTGGCAAGACCTACCACGTCACCGGCTGGAAAACCGGCTACGTGATCGCACCGCCGGCCTTGAGCGCCGAACTGCGCAAGGTGCATCAGTACGTCAACTTCTGTGGCGTGACGCCGCTGCAATGTGCATTGGCCGATTTCATGGCCGAGCACCCAGAGCACATCGATGAGCTGCCGGCCTTCTACCAGGCCAAGCGCGACCTGTTCTGCGACCTGCTCGAAGGCTCGCGCTTCAGCTTTACCCGCACCGCGGGCACCTATTTCCAACTGGTGGACTACTCGCAGATCCGCCCGGACCTGAACGATGTCGACATGGCCCTTTGGCTCACCCGTGAGCATGGCGTAGCGACCATTCCAGTGTCGGTGTTCTACCAGCAACCCATCCCCGAGCAACGCCTGGTGCGCCTGTGCTTTGCCAAACGTGAGGAGACGCTGCGTCAGGCAGCGGAAAAACTATGCGCGATCTGA
- the bamB gene encoding outer membrane protein assembly factor BamB, giving the protein MIGWKQAAVLTLAVLAAGCSSNSKKELPPAELTKFTEEVVLKKQWSRSIGDGQGETYNTLVPAIENDRIYASDVNGEVFALDRITGDVVWKKDLELPVSGAVGVGYGLVMLGTLKGEVIALDSSTGEERWRSRVTSEVLAPPANNGDVVVVQTQDDRLIGLDAATGDRRWIYESTPAVLTLRGTGAPIATNRLAVAGLSTGKVVAVDINNGVPVWESRVAIPQGRSELDRVVDIDGGLLLSGGTLYVSTYQGRVAGLDLESGRVLWQRDASSYVGVAQGYGNVYVSEATGTVESVDERSSSALWTNDSMARRQLSAPEVFSSYVAVGDFEGYLHLLSQVDGRFVGRERIDSDGLRARPLVVGDTIYVFGNSGKLEALTIR; this is encoded by the coding sequence GTGATCGGTTGGAAACAAGCAGCAGTGCTGACCCTGGCCGTGCTGGCCGCAGGTTGCAGCAGCAACAGCAAGAAGGAACTGCCACCGGCCGAACTGACCAAGTTCACCGAAGAAGTGGTGCTGAAGAAGCAGTGGAGCCGTTCGATCGGTGACGGCCAGGGTGAAACCTACAACACCCTGGTTCCGGCGATCGAGAACGACCGTATCTACGCCTCCGACGTCAACGGCGAAGTCTTCGCCCTCGACCGCATCACCGGTGACGTGGTGTGGAAGAAAGACCTCGAGCTGCCGGTATCCGGCGCAGTCGGCGTGGGCTACGGCCTGGTCATGCTCGGCACACTCAAGGGTGAAGTCATCGCCCTGGACTCCAGCACTGGTGAAGAACGCTGGCGTTCGCGTGTTACCAGTGAAGTGCTGGCTCCGCCAGCCAACAATGGTGACGTCGTCGTCGTGCAGACCCAGGATGATCGCCTGATCGGCCTGGACGCCGCTACCGGCGACCGTCGCTGGATCTATGAAAGCACCCCGGCCGTGCTGACCCTGCGTGGTACGGGCGCGCCAATCGCCACCAACCGTCTGGCCGTCGCCGGCCTGTCCACCGGCAAGGTGGTAGCGGTGGACATCAACAACGGCGTGCCAGTGTGGGAGAGCCGCGTGGCGATCCCGCAGGGCCGTTCCGAGCTGGACCGCGTGGTCGACATCGACGGCGGCCTGCTGCTGTCCGGTGGTACCCTGTACGTCAGCACCTACCAGGGCCGCGTAGCGGGCCTGGACCTGGAAAGCGGCCGCGTGCTCTGGCAGCGCGATGCCTCCAGCTACGTGGGTGTCGCCCAGGGCTACGGCAACGTCTATGTCAGCGAAGCCACCGGTACCGTTGAAAGTGTCGACGAGCGCTCTTCCAGCGCGCTGTGGACCAACGATTCGATGGCCCGCCGTCAGCTGAGTGCGCCAGAAGTTTTCTCCAGCTACGTAGCTGTGGGGGACTTCGAGGGTTACCTGCACCTGCTGAGCCAGGTCGATGGCCGCTTCGTCGGCCGTGAGCGTATCGACAGCGATGGCCTGCGCGCCCGCCCACTCGTGGTCGGCGACACCATCTACGTCTTCGGCAACAGCGGCAAGCTCGAGGCACTGACCATCCGCTGA
- a CDS encoding TonB-dependent receptor: protein MRHVPSAVSSPRLIVSAIGVALSASGAYAADPAASNAVTLDATSVNGKAEQASTDYKVEKASSQKYTAPLVDTPRSVTVIPQQVIKDTNALTLQDALRTVPGITFGAGEGGNPQGDRPFIRGFDAQGDTYLDGVRDTGAQTREIFAIESVEVAKGPNSAIGGRGAAGGTINLVSKRAHLGNSLDGAWTWGSDQTQRYTFDGNYQFSDTVAGRLNLMTHESNVAGRDKVNYDRWGIAPSLAFGLGTATRVNLDYYHLESDDLPDSGIPYTIPTGGSAARTSAHPSKPNDGGDSDNFYGLTDRDFRKTRVDIATFAIEHDLTDTLTIKNTLRHGNSMQDYILTQPDDSKGNVNNGSVWRRANTRVGNTATTTNQTDLFGEFYLGGLKNSFSTGIELSREESDRSSYTVNTDTVPGGAANTNCTPGMIGATSGYNCTSLSNPNPDDPWNGSVARNYAGTDTKSKTRAIYVFDTLELTPEWLLNMGLRYDHFDTDYKTYNAAGTTTAKGDDVSEFVTGQLGLVWKPAENGSIYVSYATSATPPGAMLGEGTEGNPLGGTPDRNGNLLSSDMEPEETTNYEIGTKWDLLDERLSLAAALFRTEKENARVQVNTTTYENVGETRVQGIELSASGKITDKWQVFAGYTYMQARQIDGGPLGKANDGNQLPNTPNNSASLWTTYSITPKLTVGGGAFYVDDVYGSVANTTMVDSYVRYDAMAAYKLTKNVDLQLNVQNLTNEVYYDKAFSTHFANQAAGRTALLTTSVHF, encoded by the coding sequence ATGCGTCACGTACCATCTGCAGTGAGTTCACCACGCCTGATCGTCTCGGCCATCGGGGTAGCCCTGAGCGCTTCGGGCGCCTACGCCGCCGACCCGGCTGCCAGCAATGCCGTCACCCTCGACGCCACCAGCGTCAATGGCAAGGCTGAGCAGGCCAGTACCGATTACAAGGTCGAAAAGGCCTCCTCGCAGAAGTACACCGCACCGCTGGTGGACACCCCGCGTTCGGTCACCGTCATCCCGCAGCAAGTGATCAAGGACACCAACGCCCTGACCCTGCAGGACGCCCTGCGCACCGTGCCCGGCATCACCTTTGGTGCTGGCGAAGGCGGCAACCCGCAAGGCGACCGCCCGTTCATCCGTGGCTTCGACGCCCAGGGTGACACCTACCTGGATGGCGTGCGCGACACGGGCGCCCAGACCCGCGAAATCTTCGCCATCGAATCGGTCGAAGTGGCCAAGGGCCCTAACTCGGCCATCGGTGGCCGTGGCGCCGCAGGCGGTACCATCAACCTGGTGAGCAAGCGTGCACACCTGGGCAACTCGCTCGATGGCGCCTGGACCTGGGGCAGCGACCAGACCCAGCGCTACACCTTCGATGGCAACTACCAGTTCAGCGACACCGTTGCCGGCCGCCTGAACCTGATGACCCACGAAAGCAACGTCGCCGGCCGTGACAAGGTCAACTACGACCGCTGGGGTATCGCCCCGTCGCTGGCCTTCGGTCTGGGCACCGCCACCCGCGTCAACCTCGACTACTACCACCTGGAAAGTGACGACCTGCCGGATTCGGGCATTCCGTACACCATCCCTACCGGTGGCAGCGCCGCACGTACCTCTGCGCACCCGAGCAAGCCGAACGACGGTGGCGACAGCGACAACTTCTACGGCCTCACCGACCGCGACTTCCGCAAGACCCGTGTCGACATCGCCACCTTCGCCATCGAGCACGACCTGACCGACACGCTGACCATCAAGAACACCTTGCGTCACGGCAACAGCATGCAGGATTACATCCTGACCCAGCCCGACGACAGCAAGGGCAACGTCAACAACGGCAGCGTCTGGCGCCGCGCCAACACCCGCGTTGGCAACACCGCCACCACTACCAACCAGACCGACCTGTTCGGCGAGTTCTACCTGGGAGGCCTGAAAAACAGCTTCTCCACCGGTATCGAGCTGAGCCGGGAAGAGAGCGACCGCTCGTCGTACACCGTCAACACCGACACCGTCCCGGGCGGCGCTGCCAACACCAACTGCACCCCTGGCATGATCGGAGCTACCAGCGGCTACAACTGCACCTCGCTGAGCAATCCGAACCCGGATGATCCGTGGAACGGCAGTGTTGCCCGCAACTACGCTGGCACCGACACCAAGAGCAAGACCCGCGCGATCTACGTGTTCGACACCTTGGAGCTGACCCCCGAGTGGTTGCTCAACATGGGCTTGCGCTACGACCACTTCGACACCGACTACAAGACCTACAATGCCGCCGGCACCACCACAGCCAAAGGCGACGACGTCAGCGAGTTCGTGACCGGCCAACTGGGCCTGGTGTGGAAACCGGCCGAGAACGGCAGCATCTACGTGTCCTACGCCACCTCGGCTACGCCACCAGGCGCCATGCTGGGTGAAGGCACCGAAGGCAACCCGCTGGGTGGCACCCCAGACCGTAACGGCAACCTGCTCAGCAGCGACATGGAGCCGGAAGAGACCACCAACTACGAAATCGGCACCAAGTGGGACCTGCTCGACGAGCGCCTGTCCCTGGCCGCTGCGCTGTTCCGCACCGAGAAGGAAAACGCCCGCGTCCAGGTGAACACCACCACCTACGAAAACGTCGGCGAAACCCGCGTGCAGGGCATCGAGCTGTCGGCCAGCGGCAAGATCACCGACAAGTGGCAGGTATTCGCCGGCTACACCTACATGCAAGCGCGCCAGATCGACGGCGGCCCGCTGGGCAAGGCCAACGACGGCAACCAGCTGCCGAACACGCCGAACAACAGCGCCAGCCTGTGGACGACCTACTCGATCACGCCGAAGCTGACCGTCGGTGGCGGCGCCTTCTACGTGGATGACGTTTATGGCAGCGTGGCCAACACCACCATGGTCGACAGCTACGTGCGCTACGACGCCATGGCCGCCTACAAGCTGACCAAGAACGTCGACCTGCAACTTAACGTGCAGAACCTGACCAACGAGGTCTACTACGACAAGGCGTTCTCCACCCACTTCGCCAACCAGGCGGCCGGGCGGACTGCCTTGTTGACCACCAGCGTCCACTTCTGA
- the der gene encoding ribosome biogenesis GTPase Der, translating to MVPVIALVGRPNVGKSTMFNRLTKTRDAIVGDLSGLTRDRQYGDATWQGRSFILIDTGGITGDEVGMDEKMAEQSLMAIEEADYVLFLVDARAGMTAADQMIAEHLRKRNKSAILVANKIDNIDADVARAEFSPLGMGNAIPVAGSQGRGINALMESVLGHIPRDAEEEALDQEVAEGEEAVRIPGPSEKDGIKIAIIGRPNVGKSTLVNRMLGEERVVVYDQPGTTRDSIYIPFERDDEKYTFIDTAGVRKRGKIHEEVEKFSVVKTLQAIKDANVVIFVMDAREGVVDHDLNLLGFALEAGRAIVIALNKWDGMESGERDYVKTELERRLFFVDFADIHFISALHGTGVGHLYKSVQAAFKSAVTRWPTSRLTQILEDAVSEHQPPLVNGRRIKLRYAHLGGANPPLIVIHGNQTEKIPKSYSRYLENTYRRVLKLVGTPIRIEYKGGENPYEGKKNTLTDRQVNKKRRLMSHHKKAEKKRRDKR from the coding sequence ATGGTTCCCGTAATCGCCCTGGTGGGCCGCCCGAACGTCGGCAAATCCACCATGTTCAACCGCCTGACCAAGACCCGCGATGCCATCGTCGGTGACTTGTCGGGCCTGACCCGTGACCGTCAATACGGTGATGCCACCTGGCAGGGTCGTTCCTTCATCCTCATCGACACCGGTGGTATCACTGGTGACGAAGTGGGCATGGACGAGAAGATGGCCGAGCAGTCGCTCATGGCCATCGAAGAAGCCGACTACGTGCTGTTCCTGGTCGACGCCCGCGCCGGCATGACCGCCGCCGACCAGATGATTGCCGAGCACCTGCGCAAGCGCAACAAGTCGGCCATCCTGGTGGCCAACAAGATCGACAACATTGACGCCGATGTCGCCCGCGCCGAGTTCTCGCCGCTGGGCATGGGCAACGCCATTCCGGTGGCCGGCTCCCAGGGCCGTGGCATCAATGCGCTGATGGAAAGCGTACTCGGCCATATTCCTCGTGACGCCGAGGAAGAAGCTCTGGACCAGGAAGTCGCCGAAGGCGAGGAAGCGGTTCGCATCCCCGGCCCGAGCGAGAAAGATGGCATCAAGATCGCCATCATCGGCCGCCCGAACGTGGGCAAGTCGACCCTGGTCAACCGCATGCTCGGCGAAGAGCGTGTGGTGGTATACGACCAGCCGGGCACTACCCGCGACAGTATCTACATCCCGTTCGAGCGGGATGATGAGAAGTACACGTTCATCGACACCGCCGGTGTGCGCAAGCGCGGCAAGATCCACGAGGAAGTCGAAAAGTTCTCGGTGGTGAAGACCCTGCAGGCGATCAAGGACGCCAACGTGGTGATCTTCGTCATGGATGCCCGCGAAGGTGTGGTCGACCATGACCTCAACCTGCTGGGCTTCGCCCTGGAAGCCGGCCGCGCCATCGTCATCGCCCTGAACAAGTGGGATGGCATGGAGTCGGGCGAGCGCGACTACGTGAAGACCGAGCTGGAGCGCCGGCTGTTCTTCGTCGACTTCGCCGACATCCACTTCATCTCGGCCCTGCACGGCACTGGCGTCGGCCACCTGTACAAGTCGGTACAGGCTGCGTTCAAGTCGGCGGTCACCCGCTGGCCGACCAGCCGCCTGACGCAGATCCTCGAAGATGCCGTGAGCGAGCACCAGCCACCGCTGGTCAACGGTCGCCGCATCAAGCTGCGCTATGCCCACCTCGGTGGCGCCAACCCGCCGCTGATCGTGATCCACGGCAACCAGACCGAGAAGATTCCGAAGTCCTACTCGCGTTACCTGGAAAACACCTACCGCCGTGTGCTGAAGCTGGTCGGTACGCCGATCCGCATCGAGTACAAGGGCGGTGAAAACCCGTACGAGGGCAAGAAGAACACCCTCACCGATCGCCAGGTCAACAAGAAACGCCGCCTGATGTCGCACCACAAGAAGGCCGAGAAGAAGCGTCGCGACAAGCGCTGA
- a CDS encoding Fe2+-dependent dioxygenase: MLLHIPGLFDADELARIREALEQTDWADGKVTAGYQSAKAKHNLQLPEGHPLAKELGSALIDRLWQTPRFMSAALPHKVFPPLINCYREGGNFGFHIDNALRQPKGSPERVRTDLSSTLFLSDPDSYDGGELVIQDTYGMQQVKLAAGDLVLYPGTSLHKVNPVTRGVRYAAFFWTQSLVREDSQRALLFEMDNAIQQLTADVPDHPSLLQLTGTYHNLLRRWAEV; this comes from the coding sequence ATGCTGCTTCATATCCCAGGGTTGTTCGACGCCGATGAACTGGCCCGTATCCGCGAGGCGCTGGAGCAGACTGACTGGGCCGACGGCAAGGTCACGGCCGGTTACCAGTCGGCCAAGGCCAAGCACAACCTGCAGCTGCCGGAAGGGCACCCGCTGGCCAAGGAGCTCGGCAGCGCACTGATCGACCGCTTGTGGCAGACCCCGCGTTTCATGTCGGCGGCGCTGCCGCACAAGGTGTTCCCGCCACTGATCAACTGCTACCGCGAGGGCGGCAACTTCGGTTTCCACATCGACAACGCCCTGCGCCAACCCAAGGGCAGCCCGGAGCGGGTGCGCACCGACCTGTCCTCGACCCTGTTCCTCAGCGACCCGGACAGCTACGACGGCGGTGAGCTGGTGATACAGGACACCTACGGCATGCAGCAGGTCAAGTTGGCGGCCGGCGACCTGGTGCTGTACCCCGGCACCAGCCTGCACAAGGTCAACCCAGTGACCCGTGGCGTGCGCTATGCGGCGTTCTTCTGGACCCAGAGCCTGGTGCGCGAGGACAGCCAGCGGGCGCTGCTGTTCGAAATGGACAATGCCATCCAGCAGCTCACCGCCGATGTGCCGGATCACCCGTCACTGCTGCAGCTGACCGGCACCTACCACAACCTGCTGCGCCGCTGGGCCGAGGTCTGA